A region of the Echeneis naucrates chromosome 22, fEcheNa1.1, whole genome shotgun sequence genome:
TGTTTTATTGTGTCGTAacttcctgtgctgctgctgtgtgacgGCGTTTTGAGTCCAGCTCTGGGTTCCTGTTCTTATTAAAGTGTAAGGtcacaaagtaaaagaaaaaaaagtccttgTATATGTTTGTATTAGTTAACAATGGACgctaatcatcatcatcactatcactAACTGTAGCTTTTTAATTTCCTGAGTCAGATGTTTGTGTCATCTGGATGACAGTGGAGCTTCAGTCTGTCTGCCTTAACGTTATCAGTCGCTGCGTTTGATTTGTTgtaaagaaaaagttaaaactgcagaatgaaacccattttttttgtttctttttaaagtgcACTGTAAACGAATGTTTTTTCGCTCTTATGTGACCAAAGCTTCCATTACCGATTCAAGATGGAGACATGAAACAAATAAAGTGACAAGAATCAAAGAGCTGATTAAGAGCTTCACAACATTTTAGTTGTTCAACCTTCAGCAGGTCTGTATCTCTCCTGGTCATACTGAGACTGAATAAAACTTTACAGACACTTTTCTTAAATCTGTGTGAGCGCCTTACTACCGCCATCAGACAGGAAGAAGCACTGTGATTGGACAGTAATCTCAGAACTTTGATCAAGATTTCCCAATTTGAATGAATCTATCAGCATCCGCacatgtgaggaaaaaaaacgaaatttgaagttattttatgTAACAGTGGCGACTCGTGTGACGTCATCTCTACGTCAGTCCGCTGTaccaataaaacagcaggagacTGTAGGACATGTGCGGGACTTTTTCTGTGATGTAAATAACAGAATGTCTGAATGAAACAGAATTTACTGAATCATTATTGTAAACTTGTTGCTGTGTTATTTTCGTCACgacacacaaaatcaaatctATTTTTTCAAACATTCATCAAAAGTTCAATCACTTCCTGTAGCCAGTGAGGCCTTTACTGTGAAAGGCATGGCCGGAAGTCTGCCTGTGAGTGCTCTTAttgtgacagtgtgatgaagcGCATGAGCAGCGGGCTGAAAGCTCTCCACAGTTAAGAGTTAAAATGAGTTCCATCGGGACTGgggtgagtctgtgtgtgtctctatgagtctttgtgtatctttttcatctttgacaCCGAACAATCTCCCGCTTTTTGCTGAGAGTCTCATTCATCACAGGCTAGCTGCTagttagcctgttagcttgCTGAGTCACAGCGCGGCCCGCTAACTGAAGCTAACCTCAAACCGAAAGTTCACCGTTGTGAACTTTGGTGCAGTTTAGAGGCATTTTACTGTAAATtgttaaaaagaatgaaatattaATCTCACGATTTTGCTGTTGTGACGTCGATATTCATATCCAGACTGTTTGGTAAAGCAGTGTTATGTTAGCAGTTAGCTGCGGCAACTTCCTtaagaaagggttagggttccaCCGACGAGTGTGCCATTCAGGTTTATTCCCAGGACCAAGTCGGATCACATCAAATCAGAACAGGTCAGGTGAGGTCAAACCACATcacatcagaccagaccagaacacACCAGTACAGACCACAGATtacatcagaccagaccagaccagatcacaTCACAGACTACATcacaacagaccagaccagatcacaTCACAGACTACATcacaacagaccagaccagaccagatcacaTCACAGACTACATcacaacagaccagaccagatcacaTCACAGACTACATcacaacagaccagaccagaccagaccagatcacaTCACAGACTACATcacaacagaccagaccagatcacaTCACAGACTACATcacaacagaccagaccagaccagaccagatcacaTCACAGACTACATcacaacagaccagaccagatcacaTCACAGACTACATcacaacagaccagaccagaccagaccagatcacaTCACAGACTACATcacaacagaccagaccagatcacaTCACAGACTACATCACaatagaccagaccagaccagatcacaTCACAGACTACATcacaacagaccagaccagaccagatcacaTCACCGACTACATcacaacagaccagaccagaccagatcacaTCACAGACTACATcacaacagaccagaccagaccagatcacaTCACAGACTACATcacaacagaccagaccagaccagatcacaTTACAGACTACATCAGAAAAGGTCAGGTGAGGTCAAaccacatcacatcacatcagaccagaccagactacaGACTACATCCGACAAGAACAGATCAGTACAGACCACATCAGAACAGACCAGATCACATCACAGACTAcatcagaacagaacagacccTGTTGACACTTTTAATTTACTTCATTTAGATAAAAATTAATCTGTCAGATGTGGATGagtcattttctactgctttgGCAGTTTGGGCCAAACCATTCAGGATCAGAATATTTTTATCAGTCCAGATTTATCGATGATTGTGAATTGATATtgacaaaaattttaaattgtttaaagtgaaaattaaaGAGAACATGACGTTTGTTCATCCAAAATTGCTCCAGAACAAACATATATACAGACTGAAGAGTTATAggataagtaataataataatcctttaTTAGGCTCTCAGTGGGGGAATTTGCACAACATGGAtagaagctgaaataaaaatctaattaaagtGAATAGGCCTGTGAAAAAGGGagattaaatatattatatcataatataataattattaaatagTGCAGTTAGTCCAGATAAGTGTTAGCTGTTAAGACAGTTTTTATCAGCAGCGTTTCCTGCAGAGTTTTAGAGCCTGACGGACACTGACAGGAATGATCTGCTGTGACATCAGAAGTGAATCTTGGTGGTTGCTCCTGAAactcaaccctaaccctctggtCCAACAGTTCATCCAATTGTTCCCACTAAGTGCTCCTGATATCAGTGCTTACTGTCTGATCTTAGACATTCTTTATTATCTGATCATTTCTTATAGCACAATAATTATATTGATTGTTTACACCTTTTGATATGTGAAAGTAGAATGAGAATTTAAATTGGAATAAAAGCGTATGCTTTAATATCATGAGATTATGccctgtcagtgctgctttcagacgagtgtgtgtgtgtgttctgcagtaCGACCTGTCAGCCTCCACCTTCTCTCCGGATGGCCGAGTGTTTCAGGTGGAATATGCGATGAAGGCTGTAGAGAACAGCAGGTCAGGATCTCTTTGTGGTCACCCTTTGACTCTTGTTCATTCATGTTCCACTTTTAATTCCAGTTCAGCTTCAGGTTTCAGTTCTCCTCTCAGATTTCTTAAAGGATAACAATCGTCCCCACCCTCTGTTAATATAAtgacattatatatatatatatatatatatatatatatatatatatatatatatatatatatatatatatataaaaactttattataactttattttcaaatgtttatgGGAGCTGTTAATTAAAATACAGGGTGATCAAATGAgctctgtgtgtacatgtgtagcACGGCTATAGGTATTCGCTGTAAGGACGGTGTTGTGTTTGGAGTGGAGAAGCTTGTTCTGTCCAAACTCTATGAGGAGGGGTCCAACAAACGCATCTTCAACATTGACAGACACGTTGGcatggtaacacacacacacagacaagcagaaGGTGAAAAAGCTCAGACTCGGTTATCTAACAGGCTGGGAGCTAACAAtggtgtctgtctctcttcaggCTGTAGCCGGCCTGTTGGCTGATGCCCGCTCGCTGGCTGAAGTGGCCAGAGAAGAAGCCTCCAACTTCAGATCAAACTACGGTCATGACATTCCCCTGAAGGTAAGTGGGTCCACATCCTGTTTTTGGCACTTTACCCATCAGTTATTTGATCTTGGCGGGACACCCCGCAGGATCAGGAAGTAGAATAGATAGGACTGGCCCTGTGCTGTGAAGCTAACAGTGTCTCCTGTTGCAGCACCTGTCAGAAAGAGTTGCGATGTACGTCCACGCCTACACGCTCTACAGCGCCGTCCGGCCATTCGGCTGCAGGTGAGTCAGCATCACTGATTACATCAGCTGCTCCAACTGAGATTGTGACCCCCAAGCTGCCATTTTCATCTTACAAGCAAAAGTATCTCAGTCCAGACCAGACCGGTTCCAAAGCTCTGTATCAAAAATGCACATCACATGACCATCACCGACACCAAGCATGTCTTAGTCAATGGACACGTTGGTCCAGGCTGatcctcctttcctctgcttCACACTGTTCCTGGGTCATGTGATCTGCTGATGTCACAGCTCTGACAGGCTCTgacagtctgtgtttttatgtatctGCAGTTTCATTCTGGGTTCTTACGACAAAGACGATGGTCCGCAGCTCTACATGGTCGACCCATCCGGCATCTCATATGTGAGGCAGACCCGCTGAACATGCTATGAACATGTCTACAGATGTTTTTGAGCTTAGTCTCTCAATAATgaacgtgtgtgtctgtctctctcccccctcccctccctccctccctccctccaggGTTACTGGGGTTGTGCGATtggaaaagcaaaacaagctGCAAAGACAGAGATTGAAAAACTGCAGGTGAGTCTTGATCACATAACTTTGATGTGATGGACACTTCCTGCTGTTACAGGAAACATTCTGACGCCAGAAGTGGCTCAATAAACTTTATCACCAACTCGAgctcattttatttacacaagTGACTGTTTTTTATAtcatgtgacaggaagtgaagaattttgtgtttcctgttcacTAATTTGTCTATTTGTCTGCCAGATGAAGGAGATGACATGCAGGGAGCTCGTCAAGGAGGTCGCCAAAATGTGAGTCAACATCATTCAAACTGAACTTTACCAACAAACAGCAATATGACAACATCAGCTGGCTGCTAACAGCAAATTGGATACCTTCATCTaaaaatcaggtccaggtcttgaTCCTGGTCCAGGTTTAGCCCAGCAGGATCATCTTCACAATGATGCTGGTCATaaaccaacaccaccaccaacttTTTAAGATGGAATGTTTAAGTTCttcattctgtctcttctccAGAATCTACATTGTTCATGACGAGGTTAAGGACAAAGCGTTTGAGTTGGAGCTCAGCTGGGTTGGAGAAAGTAAGAAACAATCAGGgctctgcttttcttcttctcactgACCTGTCTGTTTAGGAGCAGCACAACAAAACACGGTATCATGGAAAAGTTCTTTCATTATTTGTGATTGAACtcaaaaaatgaaacatctccatcagctgctctctggtGGTTCTTTCTGTGtcctccttaaacagaatcagctgatctggatcagtctgactctgtgactccttctgtgtgtttatccatccattctcGTCCTCCATCTTTCATAGTGACGTCTAGAGTCATGTCTCTACGTCAGACGCTTCTATTGGCTGCGGTGGGTGATTttacagccaatcagagtgtcttATTCAGAGGCCTAGCCGTcaaagtctctggatcagtcctatatgtttctgatctcagtgaggataagttggtctgagtttattgtgttgacctgaaaaacaaaaaaatctaaatgttgcTCTAAAATCACATTCATTACATCAGCAGTTTACCTGAGTATGTGATCTCAGCAACGATTTTCGGTTGCAGCGGTGACACCTgactctcttctctccctcagtcACTAACGGACGACACGAACTTGTACCCAAAGACgtcagagaggaggcagagaaataTGCTAAGGTGAGTCAGACAGACCTGAGTTTACCTGATGCAGCACATGCTTATGAACAGCCGCCATGTTGGCACCACTGTCATCCTGCCATAGTGTCCGTAACACTTATCAAGATTGGCCTCAAAGGTCTCGTCTTTGTCTTTCAGGACTctctggaggaagaggatgactCTGATGAAgacaacatgtaaacaacacccaccaccccccaccacacacagctcagactcctcttttttatgttttatagtTGAACATTCATGCCACCAGTTTAATTTtggtttgaaaataaaaagtgaaaacgtggagatgtgttgatttttttttttttttttttttttttccccccttataTCGGCctccagaaaagaaaagtgttgagCTGTGATGTCACCTGGAGAAACAGCaagatatttaaaataaaattatcatgttgtgttgaagactgtaaactagagactgagaccagaaactcatcaggaaacgtttcctgaggaggaggggggcattttcccatcgacttcaaTACTTTCTGACTGCATTCAAAGagatggtcattagatagaatgaaggttcGAGGCTTTGGGTCAGACCTGCTGCTCTCTCCCGGAAGTCTCTGGTCCAATGTCTTTCCCGCCCTGTGTCGGTGCCGTTAAACCAGACATGTCACGTGTCACCACAGCACCAAACTGCGTTAAAAACAACCTCCACTTCCGGTTCACTGAGGTCGCTGCGGCGCTTTGGCGCCCCGGACCGACCGGACCTGAACCGGATCGGACGTGTCCCGCCACAAGCGGCACGTGAACCGACGCACACGGACTTTAGGGCCGTTTGCAGTGTTTCCGGTGGCAGGAAGAGCCTGATGCGGTCGGTGAATGTGGCGGGTCCCGGTCGGACTGCAGGTTTCCGTTCACCGGCGGATAAACACGGAAATAAAAACCGGAGCTTTCGGCTCAGGCTCCTGCGCACATCCACGGGTCGGCTGGGGGCGGGGCCGCCGACGACACTCGGCCAATGACGACGCGCCGTTGGCTGGACCAAGATACACGAAGCCAATTGTGACCTCCGGTGGCCAGTTTTTCCTCTGAGCTCGCCTCTGATTGGCCAACCACCCAGGTGACGCCATCATTTCCCTCGTGGCGCCGTGTTCGCATCGACCAATAGCGACGCCAGGAGAGGTATGTCCTATTAAAATTGCGGAAACGCCGGACCAATCACATTTCTTCGTGGGGACCAGCGCTGTCACcgcagccaatcacagagcgGGAAACAGAGCTCGGGCTCAACAGCTTGTTGTTCGTGAATCGCTTCGCAGCCCGTCGGAGGGGAAGCAGCCGCGGCCGCCCGTGTGAGTATAAAACCCTTATTCTGCCTGAAACCGGCCCGGCTACGGCCGGGGGACACCGTCCGTAGGTCGGGGACTGGAGGCCGGAGGGTCCGGCCCGGACGGGTCCCGTCGGCCGCCGTCGGACCGAGCGGGCTGTGGATTGAATGGCAGCGGCAGTCGGcttgtttttgcagtgaagAAATGTGAAGCTCCGGCGCCTTTGTGGAGCAGacttattaaataaataaatccgcGGCTGCTTTCCTCCCGTCGGCTGTCACGGACCATCGGTGCCGGGAAAACTTAGTTGAGCTCCGGCCGGTCGGTAGTGTGGCCGCTGGCCGCAGATAGCCGACCGTTTAAATCGCCATATGATCCACAAACTAGCTGGTTGAGTCGCTAGTTAGCCAACTAGCTAAATTTAGCTCCGGACCGGAGAGTGAAGAGCCCGCTGGCTCTCCGCTCCGCCCGCCGCAAACGGCCCTGTTGTTTGGACTTTATTCGGGCTGGGACTCGGTTGGTTAGCGGGGACCAGGactctaccccccccccctctccggCGGCTGGCTGATAGCAGGCGGTTTCGGGGGAGAAGGGGGGGTAAAGTTAGCCGAGCTAGCCGAGCTGACATGGCGAGCTGTGATGGCGACGTGACTCAGAGGAGCTGGGAGCGGAGCGGGAAGGAGCGCTCCGGCTCGTCCCGATCCGCGGCCGCCCCGGGTACCCTCATCGACCCGCCCGGACCGGGGATTCCGGGTTCAGAACAAGTTTCAGTTGTTGGGCGAGTTAGCGGGAACTGTTGGTGCCACATATTAGATCTGAtccgggggggtggggggggggctgcaccGAGCCAGAAGAATGCCAGAGCTAACTGAAGTCACAGGCTAGTTGGTTAGCTTAGCACTGTCTCTCAGCCTGGAGACAGTTTGACActgtccctgtctgtccttTAACTGCAGCTCCTGTCTGTGTCTTGCAGAGATCCTCCGTCTTTGGAGCTGGACTCCCCCAAATAGCCTGAAGATGAAGGTGAGTGATTGACCTGCGACACAAACTGAACATCTTGGTCCCGATCTGAGCTCTGAGCGACGGATCAGATAAACTGGGCTCTGAAAGCCTGTCCGGTCAGGAGCCTCTTCTCTGCCCAGGTTACCTATTTGATCAGTGATGTTAGAGGTGCCTGGATCCAGCTCAGGGATCAGACACTGGTCCGGAATTTGACATGGAGTTCAGACAATGAGTTggtcagctgtttgttctgtttttaagaaaaagatGCCAAATTTTTGCTGGTCTGCAGGTCTAACTATAAAGAAGCATTTTATTGTTCATGTAGTTGCTCAGAAGAGATAAGTAAATTGAAAATCTCATCTCCAGCCTTTTCACTACATTCCTACAAAGCAAAGTAGCTTGCAGATTAATCTGTAATGAAAACAccccttttctctgctttaCAACTAGGGGATATTTTAATACCGctcagatccagaccaggaccaagacaaAAACTTACCTGACCACACCAATGTTTCAGTTCTACTCTAGAGATGTACAATGTAAAACAGATTGAAATAGGTCTTCACAGTCCAGCAGAGAAAGCATGTTGTGAAACTAACAGCTCATCAGTTGACTGAGCAGCACAAGTCTTCAATGTGAAAGTGACTTATAAATTAAGGGATCAAAGTAAGACAGCCTCCTGTCCAAACTAACTCCTATGGATGGAGAAAAAAGTACATGTGGTTAATGTCTTCTGAACCAGACTGGGTTTAGTTTAGCATCAGTTTGACTGTGAACACACGTCAGCACTCAAATAATGTTTACAAAAACAGTGGTTCCACTGCTGCTCCAGTCAGTAAAATGCTTCAACTCAACATTTTCTGAGAGAAAGTCTGGAGCAATGTCACCGTGTCCAGGCACACATATGACTTCAATTACTCCATGCTCTGTAAGTTGCTGAACTCGTCACACAGCTGAGTTTCTGTGGTGGCAGAATAAAGCTAAACACATGCAGTTCCATGCTAATGACAGAAGGTGACCGACCTTCAGCCAAGTCTTTAAGAAGCTAATACTTCAATGTGGATTCATTCAACCTCCTTGTCAGAATTGATCTGCAGCTGTTGGAACTGAGGACTTTCCTGGTTGTTGTTCATCAGACGTCACAGTAAGATGAAGGTGTCAGTGGCTCAGATTGTTGGTCAAATCAACACACAAAATCTGCCTTTTTACAGACAGAACGCCTCATCTATCAGTTAGAGATAGTTTAATCACCAATCAGTGGTGATTGGTGATTAAACTAATGGTTGTTAGCTGCCAGGGAATGTGGGTCATGACTCAGGCcaggtgaggaggagcaggCATCTGTAGTGCTGTGACGactaaagagacagagacaaacagcagcttcagattgTCCAGATgtgactgatgtgtgttttttcaggCAGCAGATGAGCCTGCCTACCTGACAGTGGGGACAGATGTCAGTGCCAAGTACAGAGGCGCCTTCTGCGAGGCCAAGATCAAGACTGTGAAACGCATGGTGAAGGTCAAGGTAAGACTCACAGGATTTAGGTTCACCTGTCCTGATTGGTCGTTTTTAAGGTGCATCTGGTCTCTGTTGCCCTTGCACATCTGGATAACCATAGTTATCTTACAAGAGTTTCTACTctgcattcattaaaaaaaaaaaaaaaacagattcagacTCCCAAGTCCACATCAGACCTGCAAGCTCAGAGAGTCTGGGCCGAAGGGTCTTCTTGGTGAGGGACTTTCAGGAGAACAGATAGGactctggtcctggttctggagATGTTTGTGAAACTTGTTTTTCTGGATGCGACACTAAATTGTTGGTTTGTACTTTCCCCATACTACAATACCCATGAGCCTCAACTGTTGTTTCCAAGGTGAAGGAACCAGACATATGAGTCAGAGTAGTTGAGAACAATGTGGTTTCTGAAATCAACCACAGTTAAAACTGAACTGGTTTCAGCTGCAGATGTGAAGTTTAATTAGAccaaaaaatgcagtttttatctttttgtaaGGTAAATGAACATTGAAGTACGGCTGGCTGCTAACTCTTACGGTTGTATTAGGTTGTTGAAAGAATGTGTTTCTAAAAGCTGAGTGTTGggttctgtttctctgtcatctCCTGGTTTCTGACTTAACATGTGAGTTGGTTCATTGCTCAGCATCAGATAATAAGGAAAGACCACCACCAGCCAAACATCACCCAACTCCTCTTTTTACGTTGTTAGCATCCCTTCAGGCACAACACTGTAACGCTGACTTGTTCCAGTGAAACAGACACAATGTGACTGGAGCTGTTTaactgttgtcatggtaactcAGACTGGGGGTGGTTAACCCTTGTCAAGATGCCACTTTCTGATTATACTAGAGGGGCTAAAGTGAAATACCGAGAGAATGAAAACTGCTGATCTGACAGAAATCATTGATCAGAAATCATGGAAATGAATTTTATCTACAAAAGATTTGCTGCCGGCAAGAACTTCATCATAgaaatcttgtttttgttactgATTTGTGATAAATACATGATTGATAGAGTGACATCAC
Encoded here:
- the psma3 gene encoding proteasome subunit alpha type-3 gives rise to the protein MSSIGTGYDLSASTFSPDGRVFQVEYAMKAVENSSTAIGIRCKDGVVFGVEKLVLSKLYEEGSNKRIFNIDRHVGMAVAGLLADARSLAEVAREEASNFRSNYGHDIPLKHLSERVAMYVHAYTLYSAVRPFGCSFILGSYDKDDGPQLYMVDPSGISYGYWGCAIGKAKQAAKTEIEKLQMKEMTCRELVKEVAKIIYIVHDEVKDKAFELELSWVGEITNGRHELVPKDVREEAEKYAKDSLEEEDDSDEDNM